One genomic region from Cydia amplana chromosome Z, ilCydAmpl1.1, whole genome shotgun sequence encodes:
- the LOC134661610 gene encoding uncharacterized protein LOC134661610, with product MDTSSFCVQSQKTAVAQISNPNNNKTSKHKCRLVLDCGSQRSYITVRAASKLQLLPDNEDRLLVFTFGETIPKEMPSPSVEIVLETKRGTKKQVRVNIVPHITEKLPIAKFDHSRVDLAADDDSIGENVNLLIGNDYYEGFRRQEKIQLKDNLYLIDTDFGWLYSGDENRKRHTPENILTVTTYCHCHSSSCPYFTEPDLPLRNIDIKFLWSLECIGINDSPKATRQEEAVKHFNDTIQYNNGRYEVTWPWIEYPPQLPVNFGMALGRLKSLVSRLDSATLQEYDDILKEQLNGNVIEIVEPHRNDTEHPVHYLAHHIVKNEGKRGRIVYDASMRSMDKKSLNECLYSGPSMLEDLTALLLKFRTKKIAIVADVEKAFLQVGLQEKDRDVTRFLWAKDITKDLTGDNLLYLRFCRVPFGIISSPFLLTATIRYHMSQTDGNLLKDIANNCYVDNLVTGANSVKEAQEIYEKTRETFGQISMNIRDWLSNNKEFLDLVPSEQQAKHENTVKILGLSWNVKRDTVKLRITDQHFDKDAPVNTKRKVLRTLARIYDPCGFICPLTLPLKVLFRSTCDQKHKWDTNLPDDLVQSMQEILNVIKTAVNLELPRCVTNVNPELETTYQLHGFSDASKAGYAAVIYLTTRSNQGTSISFLMGKSRIAKGEDTSELHIPKLELLGLLIASRLLKYVRENLSLPISKEMLWTDSLVVHGWMRSDKLLPPFVSNRVEEIRKNQMGAELYYINTKMNPADVATRPDRWSQSKELWFNGPTFLKEDETMWPTDRYYMNHMTVLSVAEGLDQSGHSSIPETDDGPGNEPRTVEANDNQQMEIEDQIDQLTNNNLSDDIPEIYSVQDTPPSLNSAASTIAEIKKLQKLHFANEIAGKVTHLTRNLGLFLDVDGVLRCQGRMVNTTWNYDMKHPILLPRDCEFTKRIIKETHESNYHVGTTHTLSLIREKYWIPQGKRQVERVISRCQRCVKHGGGPYRLPTAPDLPTERVNYSTPFTYCGVDYFGPLYVNTPTGKQKRWVALFTCLAVRAIHLEIVNNLTAEECLLALRRFAATRNTPQRLYSDNATCFKLTSEVVSKPYCIEKGIEWRFIPQLAPWHGGFYERLIGVVKHSLKRTLEKHLLGDSKLLTVLKEVEAVVNSRPLTKIGTEVIHILRPADFLSLGECLTLTPAMNSVCTVDSSKLQVNLIESWKKGLIILEEFKKIFMAQYLTSLRERYQNSPKQPRTVSDCEPKLGDIVQIKSDLKNRELWKVGKIAELIRSADGKHRVAKVKVGDSIMTRSVGHLYPLETETDDSPQTGATEEEQTAPPLDTPIEYLDLDAAPSASDSIQPPQTNPVPENHDEVVAAEEVMNVQESMMDTETSRSEEVTSNPDSILPGTRTKRDAAIRAREKILEWTRHLLTLLQ from the exons ATGGACACCTCCAGCTTTTGTGTCCAAAGCCAAAAG ACAGCAGTGGCACAAATCAGCAACCccaacaacaacaaaacaagcaaacatAAGTGCAGACTTGTATTGGACTGTGGCTCACAGAGGAGTTACATAACTGTACGGGCTGCTTCCAAACTACAGCTATTACCGGATAATGAAGACCGACTCTTAGTGTTCACGTTTGGAGAAACAATTCCAAAGGAAATGCCGAGCCCTTCAGTGGAAATTGTGTTAGAAACCAAGCGTGGCACCAAAAAACAAGTAAGAGTAAATATCGTTCCACATATTACTGAGAAGTTACCGATAGCTAAATTTGATCACTCAAGGGTTGATCTAGCGGCCGATGACGATTCTATTGGTGAAAATGTGAACCTCTTAATAGGGAACGATTATTATGAAGGTTTCAGACGTCAAGAGAAGATACAACTTAAGGATAACCTGTATTTGATCGATACTGACTTTGGTTGGCTGTATTCTGGAGATGAAAACCGTAAACGCCATACCCCAGAAAATATTCTAACTGTGACTACTTACTGCCACTGTCATAGTTCAAGCTGCCCTTATTTTACCGAACCGGACTTACCGCTCAGGAACATTGATATTAAATTTCTATGGTCTCTTGAGTGTATTGGCATAAATGACTCTCCAAAAGCCACTAGACAAGAGGAAGCTGTAAAACATTTCAATGACACCATACAATACAACAATGGACGTTATGAAGTAACGTGGCCATGGATTGAATATCCACCTCAGCTTCCTGTAAATTTCGGCATGGCGTTAGGAAGACTAAAGAGCTTGGTCAGTAGATTGGATTCAGCAACGCTGCAAGAATATGATGATATTCTGAAGGAGCAACTAAACggaaatgtcattgaaatagttGAACCACATAGGAATGACACCGAACACCCTGTGCACTACCTTGCTCATCACATTGTAAAAAATGAAGGAAAACGCGGGAGGATTGTGTACGATGCTTCAATGAGAAGCATGGACAAGAAAAGCCTGAACGAATGTCTGTATAGTGGGCCCTCCATGCTTGAGGATCTCACAGCCCTTCTTCTGAAGTTTAGGACAAAGAAAATAGCAATCGTCGCCGATGTAGAAAAGGCATTCTTGCAGGTAGGACTTCAAGAGAAGGACCGTGATGTGACAAGATTTCTGTGGGCTAAAGACATCACAAAGGACCTAACGGGAGACAATCTGTTATATCTTCGATTTTGCCGAGTCCCGTTTGGCATAATTTCAAGTCCGTTTCTCCTGACAGCGACTATTAGATATCACATGTCACAGACAGATGGAAACTTACTGAAGGATATAGCTAACAATTGTTATGTAGACAATCTAGTAACTGGAGCGAACTCTGTGAAAGAAGCGCAAGAAATTTATGAAAAGACGAGAGAAACCTTTGGGCAAATATCTATGAATATAAGAGATTGGTTATCAAATAATAAGGAATTTCTTGATCTTGTGCCTTCAGAGCAGCAAGCAAAACatgaaaatacagtaaaaattctTGGATTGTCGTGGAACGTGAAAAGGGACACCGTGAAATTAAGAATTACTGATCAACACTTTGACAAAGATGCACCAGTCAACACTAAGAGGAAGGTACTTCGTACTTTAGCCCGGATCTACGATCCATGTGGTTTCATTTGCCCATTAACCTTACCATTGAAGGTGTTGTTTCGGAGCACCtgtgatcaaaaacataaatgggaCACCAACCTACCGGATGACTTGGTGCAGTCCATGCAGGAAATATTGAACGTAataaaaacagcagtaaatCTGGAATTGCCGAGATGTGTAACAAATGTCAATCCAGAGCTAGAGACAACATACCAGTTACATGGGTTTTCTGATGCCTCAAAGGCTGGATATGCTGCTGTTATTTATCTAACAACAAGAAGCAACCAAGGCACATCAATCTCATTCTTAATGGGAAAGTCTAGGATAGCCAAAGGTGAAGACACAAGTGAACTTCATATCCCGAAATTAGAGCTACTGGGTTTGCTCATAGCAAGTAGACTCTTGAAATATGTGAGAGAGAACCTATCTCTTCCAATAAGCAAGGAAATGTTGTGGACCGATAGTTTGGTCGTACATGGATGGATGCGGTCAGATAAATTGTTACCGCCCTTTGTATCAAACAGAGTAGAAGAGATCAGAAAAAACCAAATGGGAGCAGAGTTGTACTATATCAACACTAAAATGAACCCAGCTGATGTTGCCACAAGGCCTGACAGATGGAGTCAATCCAAGGAACTTTGGTTTAATGGTCCCACATTCTTAAAAGAGGATGAGACAATGTGGCCTACAGATAGATACTATATGAACCATATGACAGTCCTTTCTGTTGCGGAGGGCCTGGACCAGAGTGGACACAGTAGCATACCGGAAACTGATGATGGTCCAGGAAATGAGCCAAGAACTGTTGAAGCAAATGATAACCAACAGATGGAAATTGAAGACCAAATCGACCAGttgacaaacaataatttaagtgACGACATTCCAGAGATTTACTCAGTACAGGACACACCACCTTCACTGAACTCGGCAGCTAGTACTATAGCAGAAATAAAGAAACTGCAAAAACTTCATTTCGCCAACGAGATTGCAGGAAAGGTAACACATCTGACTAGAAATCTTGGACTGTTTCTAGATGTGGATGGTGTACTGAGATGTCAAGGACGAATGGTCAACACCACATGGAATTATGATATGAAACATCCTATATTGCTTCCCAGAGACTGTGAATTCACAAAAAGGATAATCAAGGAAACTCATGAAAGCAATTATCATGTTGGCACTACACATACTCTTAGTCTCATTAGAGAGAAGTACTGGATTCCACAAGGTAAACGTCAGGTGGAACGAGTGATCTCGAGATGTCAGCGGTGTGTCAAACACGGCGGTGGCCCTTATCGTCTGCCAACTGCGCCTGATCTACCTACTGAAAGAGTGAACTATAGCACACCATTCACGTACTGTGGAGTAGATTATTTTGGACCTCTTTATGTGAACACCCCAACTGGCAAACAGAAAAGGTGGGTTGCCCTATTCACTTGTTTAGCTGTTCGAGCCATTCATCTTGAGATTGTTAACAACTTGACTGCAGAAGAATGTCTCCTGGCACTCAGAAGATTTGCTGCTACTAGAAACACACCACAAAGACTGTATTCAGACAATGCCACATGTTTCAAACTAACATCTGAAGTTGTTAGTAAGCCATATTGCATTGAAAAGGGAATTGAATGGAGGTTTATACCTCAGCTGGCTCCGTGGCATGGTGGATTCTATGAACGACTGATAGGTGTAGTGAAGCATTCTCTAAAGCGCACTCTCGAAAAGCACCTTCTCGGAGACAGCAAGCTGTTAACTGTGTTAAAAGAAGTAGAAGCTGTAGTCAACTCAAGACCACTTACTAAAATTGGAACCGAAGTGATCCACATATTAAGACCAGCCGATTTCCTAAGCCTGGGGGAATGCTTAACTTTGACTCCAGCAATGAACAGTGTTTGTACGGTAGACAGTTCCAAACTTCAAGTTAATCTAATAGAAAGCTGGAAGAAGGGTCTGATAATCCTAGAGgaatttaagaaaatattcaTGGCACAGTACCTGACGAGTCTGAGGGAGAGATACCAAAACTCTCCTAAACAACCAAGAACTGTCTCTGATTGCGAACCTAAACTAGGGGACATCGTTCAAATAAAATCAGATCTAAAAAACCGCGAGTTATGGAAAGTCGGGAAGATAGCAGAGCTCATAAGGAGTGCAGATGGTAAACATAGGGTCGCTAAAGTTAAAGTTGGAGACTCCATAATGACTCGGTCTGTAGGTCATCTCTACCCGCTAGAGACTGAAACAGATGACTCTCCACAAACTGGAGCGACTGAGGAGGAACAAACTGCACCACCTCTAGACACGCCAATTGAGTATTTGGATCTGGATGCTGCCCCGAGCGCAAGCGATAGCATACAGCCACCACAAACCAATCCAGTACCTGAGAATCATGACGAGGTAGTCGCTGCTGAGGAAGTAATGAATGTGCAAGAATCTATGATGGATACTGAGACATCAAGATCTGAGGAAGTTACTTCCAACCCTGACAGTATCCTGCCGGGAACTAGAACTAAGAGGGACGCTGCTATACGAGCCAGAGAGAAAATCCTGGAGTGGACGCGTCACCTGCTCACACTACTGCAATAA
- the LOC134660738 gene encoding cytochrome b-c1 complex subunit Rieske, mitochondrial-like: MSFLSSVLTRSGGAIFRNVLCCRDIIKTISVISTENFVSKDSFDKAYHPEIYKSKHCTKHPTSVLTLWTQVRFAKECPKPPFHRDLEYPNFDYYRKSPYVDTRKTSWGSGDAKPGGTYVIGFFGLLFCAYGVKSHASHYIHYMGAAADVLAMASMEIDISKIAPGVCMSFKWRGKPVFVKNRTAAEIELENATPLSSLRDPEPTDKRAQRQEWLIVIGICTHLGCVPIPNSGDYVGGFYCPCHGSHYDNAGRTRKGPAPLNLEVPPYKFLSDTLILVG; this comes from the coding sequence ATGAGTTTTTTAAGCAGTGTCTTGACTAGGTCTGGCGGTGCCATATTTCGGAATGTATTATGCTGCCGtgatattataaaaacaataagcGTTATATCTACTGAAAACTTTGTCAGCAAGGACAGCTTTGACAAGGCATATCACCCAGAAATATACAAAAGCAAACATTGTACAAAGCATCCAACATCAGTGCTTACGCTATGGACTCAAGTACGTTTTGCGAAAGAATGTCCAAAACCCCCTTTCCACCGTGATCTTGAATATCCCAATTTTGATTACTACAGAAAAAGTCCGTACGTAGACACTAGAAAGACTTCATGGGGTTCCGGAGATGCTAAACCGGGGGGTACGTATGTTATTGGGttttttggtttattattttgcGCGTACGGCGTGAAATCACATGCGTCACATTATATTCACTATATGGGAGCCGCAGCTGATGTCCTTGCGATGGCTTCAATGGAAATTGATATATCGAAAATTGCTCCGGGGGTGTGCATGTCGTTTAAGTGGCGAGGCAAACCAGTTTTTGTGAAGAACCGAACTGCTGCTGAAATTGAACTGGAGAATGCAACTCCGCTTTCTTCGTTGAGAGACCCGGAGCCTACAGACAAGCGCGCCCAAAGGCAGGAATGGCTAATTGTCATAGGAATATGTACTCATCTGGGCTGTGTGCCGATCCCCAACTCTGGAGACTATGTCGGAGGCTTTTACTGTCCCTGTCATGGCAGCCATTACGACAACGCTGGAAGAACCCGGAAGGGACCGGCGCCGCTTAATTTGGAAGTACCACCTTATAAATTTCTCTCAGATACACTCATTTTAGTTGGATGA